A single Microbacterium sulfonylureivorans DNA region contains:
- a CDS encoding flavodoxin family protein produces the protein MNALIVYESMFGNTRRIAEAIADGLKNAGVDVTLTLAYDAPADLSDYSLVIVGAPTHAHSLPRAKSRSEAVTWAADPTKNLALEPMAQAAGVREWLEGVMLVGDPHFAVFSTRADIPWIFSGDACKAIAKGLRRRLAEVDTHTDFLVDLDNRLLEGEETRAREWASGLIPLPIA, from the coding sequence ATGAACGCACTCATCGTGTACGAATCCATGTTCGGGAACACCCGCAGAATCGCGGAAGCCATCGCCGACGGGCTCAAGAACGCGGGGGTCGATGTCACCCTCACGCTCGCCTATGACGCGCCCGCCGACCTCAGCGACTACTCGCTGGTCATCGTCGGAGCGCCGACACACGCACACAGCCTTCCCCGCGCGAAGTCGCGCAGCGAGGCCGTCACATGGGCGGCGGACCCGACAAAGAACCTCGCGCTCGAGCCGATGGCTCAGGCCGCCGGTGTCCGCGAGTGGCTGGAGGGAGTGATGCTCGTGGGCGACCCCCACTTCGCCGTGTTCTCGACGCGCGCGGACATCCCGTGGATCTTCTCCGGCGACGCATGCAAAGCCATCGCGAAAGGACTCCGACGGCGCCTCGCGGAGGTCGACACCCACACCGACTTCCTCGTCGATCTCGACAACCGACTCCTCGAGGGAGAGGAGACCCGCGCCCGCGAATGGGCCAGCGGACTCATCCCCCTCCCGATCGCGTAG
- a CDS encoding CPBP family intramembrane glutamic endopeptidase: protein MRGPGFAQRRLPVRILLFAVFAFAISWTLWFLHPVFSADPSAAVTLDQLATFGPAAAALLVASDRSAVVGGPPRVRAAVASLLVFAVTVLLLAPRWTDASSPAAIVLLAVLTAIPAALVWAAGSRVPRVSHLLSSILVPRSPWWTYVVALLLFPAASALGGGLVVLLGGEFGPWPLSISESVIGILAVFGVTLLFGGPLGEEVGWRGWLLPALQVRLSPLLASLIVGLVWGLWHLPLHLRGMYDADMGAGLVGFATRIASSCLLAVLFTWLYNRSRGGLLVMILLHTSVNNASGYWMPVNAGTTAVLLLIAVGVVVGDRMYARPPAVSHRRSTWLQES from the coding sequence ATGCGCGGGCCGGGCTTCGCACAGCGCCGACTGCCGGTGCGGATACTCCTGTTCGCGGTCTTCGCGTTCGCGATCTCCTGGACGCTCTGGTTCCTGCATCCCGTGTTCTCCGCCGACCCCAGCGCCGCCGTGACGCTGGACCAGCTCGCCACATTCGGTCCGGCCGCCGCAGCGCTTCTCGTGGCATCCGACAGATCCGCCGTGGTCGGCGGCCCGCCGCGAGTCCGCGCCGCCGTGGCGAGCCTCCTCGTCTTCGCGGTGACCGTCCTCCTCCTCGCTCCGCGGTGGACGGATGCCTCGTCGCCTGCCGCCATCGTGCTCCTGGCCGTGCTCACAGCCATCCCTGCGGCGCTCGTCTGGGCAGCGGGGAGCCGGGTGCCTCGCGTGTCCCATCTGCTCTCGAGCATCCTCGTGCCGCGATCACCGTGGTGGACCTACGTGGTCGCGCTCCTCCTGTTCCCTGCGGCGAGCGCACTGGGAGGCGGTCTCGTGGTTCTTCTCGGGGGCGAGTTCGGTCCCTGGCCTCTGTCGATCTCCGAGTCGGTGATCGGCATCCTCGCCGTGTTCGGCGTCACCCTCCTCTTCGGCGGTCCACTCGGCGAGGAGGTCGGCTGGCGCGGCTGGCTTCTTCCCGCACTGCAGGTGCGCCTGAGCCCGCTGCTGGCCAGCCTCATCGTCGGGCTGGTCTGGGGACTGTGGCACCTTCCCCTCCACCTGCGCGGCATGTACGACGCGGACATGGGCGCCGGCCTGGTCGGCTTCGCGACGCGCATCGCGAGCAGCTGCCTGCTCGCCGTGCTCTTCACCTGGCTGTACAACCGTTCGCGCGGCGGACTCCTCGTCATGATCCTGCTGCACACCTCGGTCAACAACGCCTCCGGGTACTGGATGCCCGTCAACGCCGGCACGACTGCCGTCCTCCTGCTCATCGCCGTCGGCGTCGTCGTCGGCGACCGGATGTACGCCCGACCTCCCGCCGTCTCGCATCGCCGAAGCACCTGGCTGCAGGAATCATGA
- a CDS encoding heavy metal translocating P-type ATPase produces MTKKTSSRSAGPRADTADAPPPTNPASDASSGAGFRNGLRRVLGPIRRFPWVTATVGVAMLGGALALTAGPATGELVVTAYVVLMAARSAWAMLQMLRTGTFGVDIIAVTAIIAAVLVGETWAALVIVLMLTTGQALESYAAHRARRDLTDLLARNPQIAHRVLADGTIEDATVGDIVPTDRVLVRANEVVPVDGILIDRTAVFDESSLTGESLPVDKVAGDDVLSGSVNGSASVILEATRAAKDSQYQQIVALVESAASSKAPIVRLADRFALPFALTAYAIAGLAWWLSGDPARFAEVLVVATPCPLIIAAPVAFMAGMSRAARDGVIIRSSSTLEKLHRVRAFAFDKTGTLTRGEPTLVDIRTERGVSPATLLQFAASVESNSTHTLARAILRGADERGIAVTDSDDAEEATGNGVIAHVSGCVVAVGKRDFIARHTGRSIPRTELARGEMATYVAIGADFAGVLVFRDEVRANAAATVAALRARGIDAVTMLTGDDRATADHIAAEVGIDDVRANCLPIDKVDFITHAPLRPIAMVGDGINDAPVLAAADIGIAMGARGATAASEAADIVVLPDDVGRIADAVTIGRRTVDIALQAIWIGIGLSLVLMLLAAFGLVPAIVGAWLQEAIDVVAILWALRATRTRVS; encoded by the coding sequence ATGACCAAGAAGACCTCATCCCGAAGCGCCGGGCCGCGCGCCGACACCGCCGACGCGCCACCTCCGACGAACCCCGCATCGGACGCGTCGTCCGGGGCCGGCTTCCGCAACGGCCTCCGACGAGTCCTCGGCCCGATCCGCCGCTTCCCCTGGGTGACGGCCACCGTGGGCGTCGCGATGCTCGGCGGCGCGCTCGCCCTCACCGCGGGTCCCGCGACGGGCGAGCTCGTCGTGACGGCGTACGTGGTCCTGATGGCAGCGCGCTCCGCGTGGGCCATGCTCCAGATGCTGCGCACCGGCACATTCGGCGTGGACATCATCGCGGTGACGGCGATCATCGCCGCCGTGCTCGTCGGAGAGACGTGGGCGGCGCTGGTCATCGTGCTGATGCTGACCACGGGGCAGGCGCTGGAGAGCTATGCGGCGCATCGCGCCCGGCGCGACCTCACCGATCTGCTGGCGCGAAATCCGCAGATCGCGCACCGGGTCCTCGCCGACGGAACCATCGAGGATGCGACGGTCGGCGACATCGTTCCCACGGATCGTGTGCTGGTCCGGGCGAACGAGGTGGTGCCCGTGGACGGCATCCTCATCGACCGCACGGCGGTCTTCGACGAGTCCTCGCTCACAGGTGAGAGCCTCCCCGTGGACAAGGTCGCGGGGGACGATGTCCTCAGCGGGAGCGTCAACGGCTCGGCATCCGTCATCCTGGAGGCCACGCGAGCCGCGAAGGACAGTCAGTACCAGCAGATCGTCGCCCTCGTCGAGAGCGCTGCGAGCAGCAAGGCCCCCATCGTGCGCCTGGCCGACCGCTTCGCTCTGCCGTTCGCCCTCACCGCGTACGCGATCGCCGGGCTCGCCTGGTGGCTCTCCGGAGACCCCGCGCGCTTCGCGGAGGTGCTGGTCGTGGCGACGCCCTGTCCGCTGATCATCGCGGCCCCGGTGGCGTTCATGGCGGGCATGAGCCGGGCCGCCCGTGACGGCGTCATCATCCGCAGCAGCTCGACCCTCGAGAAGCTGCATCGCGTGCGCGCGTTCGCCTTCGACAAGACCGGAACCCTGACACGAGGCGAGCCGACCCTCGTCGACATCCGCACCGAGCGGGGCGTCTCGCCGGCCACGCTCCTCCAGTTCGCCGCATCGGTGGAATCGAACTCGACGCACACCCTGGCACGGGCGATCCTGCGGGGTGCGGACGAGCGTGGGATCGCCGTCACCGACTCCGACGACGCGGAGGAGGCGACCGGCAACGGCGTCATCGCGCACGTCTCGGGATGCGTCGTCGCCGTCGGCAAGCGGGACTTCATCGCCCGGCACACGGGACGAAGCATCCCTCGCACCGAGCTCGCCCGTGGAGAGATGGCGACGTACGTGGCGATCGGCGCGGACTTCGCGGGTGTCCTCGTCTTCCGCGACGAGGTTCGCGCGAATGCGGCGGCGACGGTGGCCGCTCTGCGCGCACGCGGCATCGACGCCGTGACCATGCTCACCGGCGACGACCGTGCCACGGCGGATCACATCGCCGCCGAGGTCGGCATCGACGACGTCCGCGCGAACTGTCTGCCCATCGACAAGGTCGACTTCATCACCCACGCACCCCTCCGCCCGATCGCGATGGTCGGCGACGGCATCAACGATGCACCCGTGCTCGCCGCGGCGGACATCGGCATAGCCATGGGCGCCCGTGGCGCGACCGCCGCGAGCGAGGCCGCCGACATCGTGGTGCTTCCCGACGACGTGGGGCGGATCGCGGACGCCGTCACGATCGGCCGACGTACTGTCGACATCGCCCTGCAGGCCATCTGGATCGGCATCGGGCTGAGCCTCGTGCTCATGCTGCTGGCCGCCTTCGGCCTCGTGCCCGCCATCGTCGGCGCCTGGCTCCAGGAGGCCATCGACGTCGTCGCCATACTGTGGGCGCTGCGCGCGACGCGCACGCGCGTGAGCTGA
- a CDS encoding cation-translocating P-type ATPase: MTSRGDHTSLPTDPAATDAYLLDEDDVLDRFGSRRGGLTSDEVAEHRAAFGDNVIVEVHSESLALRFLRQFKDWIIILLLACAAITAYLGDALTSVVLVLLVLINTSIGFFQEYRSGKTMEALQHLSLSLCQVERDGVLTELDSTELVVGDVVLLAEGAAVPADIRLIEASAFSTNEFALTGESDPTRKYSHRIATEVAVAEQHNTAHAGTTVATGEAVGVVVATGTRSELGRIARLAEAAPQTSSPLQREMGHIGRIITYAAVTLSLALLVVAVWADLPLHEAVLFAVGFASAVIPQGLPAEVNTALAQAAAALAESKTLVKRLSAVETLGSTEVICTDKTGTLTKNEMTVTEIVAAGRDFVAHGTGYEPTGDIRPTAADPFDRDRLVAFLLVGVLASDARLLPPDDEHRSWHVLGDPTEGALLTVAAKAGIDPQRERAAHRRLREFPFDSARKLMTTIRTAPDGAVTAYVKGAPESVVARASRIDEGGSIRPITEVDRQEFLAAHIRSSDRGLRNLAYATRPATDSDVEAVDPQLVESDLILLGFVSMVDPIRDQVPEAMRRAIDARIKVNIITGDFARTAEAVARKAGLDHDHGMVVVTEQQLRAMSDDEVLARALDGGTVFSRVDPTDKTRIVELVKRSGRVVAVTGDGINDAPALRHASIGVAMGASGTDVAKEAAEIVLLDDSFSTLVRAVEQGRVIYANISKGVISCLTSNAAELVVNMASLILATVAGLPLAINVMQILAIDLLGELLPIAALGRDPEEGSVMKRPPRDPKARIVNLRSIRDLLYVGSIMGVLAIGNYLLFYEREGSSPFAGPVDPSSVAGATTMTYVTVLVCQLFNITQRRSEGGLFTRYTLSNPTYWIACAAGVAIMLAIVYVPWLQAAFKTGPLAPMDWAFVMAAAAIFVAVREGGRLLRQRRRTPNSEASVHAPADGSSRAPSRPRNTAGGS; this comes from the coding sequence GTGACCTCCCGAGGCGACCACACGTCGCTGCCGACCGACCCGGCGGCGACGGACGCGTACCTGCTGGACGAGGACGATGTGCTCGACCGTTTCGGGAGCCGTCGGGGAGGACTCACGAGCGACGAGGTCGCCGAGCATCGCGCCGCCTTCGGAGACAACGTCATCGTGGAGGTGCACTCGGAGTCGCTGGCGCTGCGGTTCCTCCGCCAGTTCAAGGACTGGATCATCATCCTGCTGCTCGCCTGCGCCGCGATCACCGCCTACCTCGGCGACGCGCTGACGTCGGTCGTGCTGGTTCTGCTGGTCCTGATCAACACCTCCATCGGCTTCTTCCAGGAGTACCGCTCGGGAAAGACGATGGAAGCCCTGCAGCATCTGTCGCTCTCGCTCTGCCAGGTGGAGCGCGACGGGGTCCTCACAGAACTCGACTCGACCGAGCTGGTCGTCGGAGACGTCGTGCTGCTCGCCGAGGGGGCGGCCGTGCCGGCCGACATCAGGCTGATCGAGGCGAGCGCGTTCTCCACGAACGAGTTCGCGCTGACCGGTGAGAGCGACCCGACCAGGAAGTACTCGCACCGCATCGCCACCGAGGTGGCGGTCGCCGAGCAGCACAACACCGCGCATGCCGGCACGACCGTGGCGACGGGTGAGGCCGTGGGTGTCGTGGTCGCCACGGGAACCCGCTCCGAGCTGGGGCGCATCGCGCGCCTCGCCGAGGCGGCGCCGCAGACGTCGAGTCCCCTTCAACGTGAGATGGGCCACATCGGCAGGATCATCACGTACGCCGCGGTGACGCTCTCGCTGGCGCTCCTGGTCGTCGCGGTCTGGGCCGACCTGCCTCTCCACGAGGCGGTCCTGTTCGCCGTCGGCTTCGCGAGCGCCGTCATCCCTCAGGGGCTGCCGGCGGAGGTCAACACCGCGCTGGCACAGGCCGCCGCCGCGCTCGCCGAGAGCAAGACACTGGTGAAGCGGCTCAGCGCGGTCGAGACGCTGGGCTCGACCGAGGTGATCTGCACCGACAAGACCGGGACGCTCACGAAGAACGAGATGACCGTCACCGAGATCGTGGCCGCGGGCCGCGACTTCGTCGCCCACGGCACCGGCTACGAGCCCACCGGCGACATCCGGCCCACTGCTGCGGACCCCTTCGATCGTGACCGCCTCGTGGCGTTCCTCCTCGTCGGGGTGCTCGCCAGCGATGCCCGGCTGCTTCCGCCCGACGACGAGCACCGCAGCTGGCATGTTCTCGGAGATCCCACCGAGGGCGCACTCCTCACGGTCGCCGCGAAGGCAGGAATCGACCCGCAGCGCGAGCGCGCCGCACATCGCAGACTGCGTGAGTTCCCCTTCGACTCGGCCCGCAAGCTCATGACCACCATCCGAACGGCGCCGGACGGCGCAGTGACGGCCTATGTGAAAGGCGCCCCGGAATCGGTCGTCGCGCGAGCCAGCCGCATCGACGAGGGCGGGAGCATCCGCCCCATCACCGAGGTCGATCGCCAGGAGTTCCTCGCGGCCCACATTCGCAGCTCCGACCGCGGGCTCCGCAATCTCGCCTACGCCACGCGACCGGCGACCGATTCCGACGTCGAGGCCGTCGATCCGCAGCTCGTCGAATCCGACCTCATCCTGCTCGGCTTCGTCTCGATGGTCGATCCGATTCGAGATCAGGTGCCGGAGGCGATGCGGCGCGCGATCGATGCCCGCATCAAGGTCAACATCATCACCGGCGACTTCGCGCGAACGGCCGAGGCGGTCGCCCGCAAGGCAGGGCTCGATCACGACCACGGCATGGTGGTGGTGACGGAACAGCAGCTTCGCGCGATGAGCGACGACGAGGTGCTCGCTCGTGCGCTGGACGGCGGCACCGTCTTCAGCCGCGTCGATCCGACCGACAAGACGCGGATCGTCGAGCTCGTCAAGCGGTCGGGGCGCGTCGTCGCCGTGACCGGGGACGGCATCAATGACGCGCCCGCACTCCGACACGCGAGCATCGGCGTGGCCATGGGAGCCTCCGGCACCGACGTCGCGAAGGAGGCGGCCGAGATCGTCCTGCTCGACGACAGCTTCTCCACGCTCGTGCGGGCGGTGGAGCAGGGGCGTGTGATCTACGCCAACATCAGCAAGGGGGTGATCAGCTGCCTCACCTCGAACGCCGCCGAGCTCGTCGTCAACATGGCGAGTCTGATCCTCGCCACGGTCGCCGGACTCCCCCTCGCGATCAACGTCATGCAGATCCTCGCCATCGACCTGCTCGGCGAGCTCCTCCCCATCGCCGCGCTCGGGCGCGACCCGGAAGAGGGCTCGGTCATGAAGCGTCCACCGCGAGACCCCAAGGCGCGCATCGTCAACCTCCGCAGCATCCGCGACCTCCTCTACGTCGGCTCGATCATGGGCGTCCTCGCGATCGGCAATTACCTCCTCTTCTACGAACGCGAAGGATCCAGCCCGTTCGCCGGACCGGTCGACCCGTCATCGGTCGCAGGAGCGACCACCATGACGTACGTCACCGTGCTCGTCTGCCAGCTCTTCAACATCACCCAACGTCGCAGCGAGGGCGGGCTGTTCACCCGTTACACCCTCTCGAACCCGACCTACTGGATCGCCTGCGCAGCAGGTGTCGCCATCATGCTGGCGATCGTCTACGTGCCGTGGCTGCAGGCGGCGTTCAAGACCGGTCCCCTCGCCCCGATGGACTGGGCGTTCGTGATGGCCGCCGCGGCGATCTTCGTCGCCGTTCGGGAGGGCGGTCGGCTGCTTCGGCAGCGCCGTCGCACGCCGAACAGCGAAGCGAGCGTCCACGCACCCGCCGACGGATCCTCCCGAGCTCCGAGCCGCCCGCGGAATACCGCGGGCGGCTCGTGA
- the adhP gene encoding alcohol dehydrogenase AdhP — MKAAVVSSFTEPLEITERAIPEPGPGQVLVHLEACGLCHTDIHAAHGDWPVQPGLPFVPGHEGVGIVEKVGPGVTRRSIGERVAIPWLGYACGECRYCIDGRETLCEQQQNSGYSVDGGFAEYAVASATHVVVVPDGVTSLDAAPLTCAGVTTYKALKVAGIVPTERVAVFGIGGLGHLAVQYARLMGGSVIAVDIEEPKLDLARELGADHLVNAAEVDPVAAIQELGGADVALVLAASPRVFEQAFSSLSRGGRLICVALPKDEKMSVSIFETVLKGISIIGSIVGTRQDLAEVFALHAAGRTRIIAESRSLDEVNEAMDEVLSGRVLARLVFEY, encoded by the coding sequence ATGAAAGCAGCCGTCGTCTCATCGTTCACCGAGCCGCTCGAGATCACCGAGCGCGCGATCCCCGAACCCGGCCCCGGCCAGGTCCTGGTTCACCTCGAGGCATGCGGACTGTGCCACACGGACATCCACGCCGCTCACGGCGACTGGCCCGTCCAGCCCGGTCTGCCGTTCGTTCCCGGTCACGAGGGTGTGGGCATCGTCGAGAAGGTGGGCCCCGGAGTCACCCGCCGATCGATCGGCGAGCGCGTCGCGATTCCGTGGCTCGGGTACGCCTGCGGTGAATGCCGCTACTGCATCGACGGTCGCGAGACGCTGTGCGAGCAGCAGCAGAACAGCGGCTACTCCGTCGACGGAGGGTTCGCCGAGTACGCCGTCGCCAGTGCGACGCACGTCGTCGTCGTACCCGATGGAGTCACCTCGCTGGATGCCGCGCCCCTGACCTGCGCCGGAGTGACGACCTACAAGGCGCTCAAGGTCGCCGGCATCGTGCCGACCGAGCGCGTGGCGGTGTTCGGCATCGGCGGGCTCGGTCACCTCGCCGTGCAGTACGCACGGCTCATGGGCGGATCGGTCATCGCCGTCGACATCGAGGAGCCGAAGCTCGACCTGGCACGCGAGCTGGGCGCGGACCACCTGGTGAACGCCGCCGAGGTCGACCCGGTGGCCGCGATCCAGGAACTCGGCGGCGCAGACGTGGCGCTGGTCCTCGCGGCCTCCCCGCGCGTCTTCGAACAGGCGTTCTCGTCCTTGAGCCGCGGCGGCCGCCTCATCTGCGTCGCACTGCCGAAGGACGAGAAGATGAGCGTCTCCATCTTCGAGACGGTGCTCAAGGGGATCTCGATCATCGGATCGATCGTCGGCACGCGGCAGGACCTCGCAGAGGTGTTCGCGCTGCACGCGGCAGGACGCACGAGGATCATCGCCGAAAGCCGCAGCCTCGACGAGGTCAACGAAGCGATGGACGAGGTGCTGTCCGGTCGGGTTCTCGCACGGCTGGTGTTCGAGTACTGA
- a CDS encoding three-helix bundle dimerization domain-containing protein, which yields MSAGRGQAPLLSPDSVLHRAAERLAHQFAGMVNEETVERVVFESYVGLARTATVQTHLASLAEKFAQDRLTALAQSKGLIAKRVPEVLFVCVQNSGRSQMAAALTRRLAGDRVHVRSAGSQPGERILPEVALVLAEIDLDVTDEFPKPLTDDVVRAADAVVTMGCGDACPLYPGKRYLDWQLDDPADLDLDGVRRVRDDIRDRVAHLLGELLPG from the coding sequence ATGAGCGCCGGACGCGGCCAGGCGCCGCTGCTCTCGCCCGATTCCGTTCTGCATCGGGCCGCGGAGCGCCTCGCCCACCAGTTCGCGGGCATGGTCAACGAAGAGACCGTCGAGCGTGTCGTCTTCGAGTCGTACGTCGGGCTTGCACGAACGGCGACGGTGCAGACTCATCTCGCCAGCCTCGCGGAGAAGTTCGCCCAGGACCGGCTCACCGCGCTCGCGCAGTCCAAGGGACTCATCGCGAAGCGGGTCCCGGAGGTGCTGTTCGTCTGCGTCCAGAACTCCGGCCGATCTCAGATGGCCGCCGCGCTCACCCGCCGGCTGGCCGGCGATCGCGTCCACGTCCGGTCCGCCGGCTCGCAGCCCGGGGAACGCATCCTCCCCGAAGTCGCCCTGGTGCTCGCCGAGATCGACCTGGACGTGACCGACGAGTTCCCCAAGCCCCTCACCGATGACGTGGTGCGCGCTGCCGATGCGGTCGTGACGATGGGATGCGGCGACGCCTGCCCGCTCTACCCGGGCAAGAGGTACCTCGACTGGCAGCTGGACGACCCCGCCGACCTCGATCTGGACGGCGTCCGACGCGTGAGGGACGACATCCGCGATCGCGTCGCACACCTTCTGGGCGAGCTGCTGCCGGGGTGA
- a CDS encoding arsenate reductase ArsC gives MTEKPTVLFVCVHNAGRSQMAAGYLRALGGDDVEVLSAGSAPKDSINPVAVEAMAEEGIDISRNTPKVLTVDAVRESDVVITMGCGDACPIFPGKRYEDWELDDPAGQGIEAVRPIRDEIRSRVESLLADLLPVGGAA, from the coding sequence ATGACCGAGAAGCCCACCGTCCTGTTCGTGTGCGTCCACAACGCCGGCCGCTCGCAGATGGCCGCCGGCTACCTCCGTGCGCTGGGTGGCGACGATGTCGAGGTCCTCTCCGCCGGTTCGGCGCCGAAGGACTCGATCAATCCGGTCGCGGTCGAGGCGATGGCCGAGGAAGGCATCGACATCAGCCGGAACACCCCGAAGGTGCTCACCGTCGACGCCGTCCGTGAATCGGATGTCGTCATCACGATGGGGTGCGGCGACGCCTGCCCGATCTTCCCGGGCAAGCGCTACGAGGACTGGGAGCTGGACGACCCGGCCGGCCAGGGCATCGAAGCCGTGCGCCCGATCCGCGACGAGATCCGCTCGCGAGTGGAGTCGCTGCTCGCCGACCTCCTGCCTGTCGGCGGGGCCGCATGA
- a CDS encoding metalloregulator ArsR/SmtB family transcription factor yields MNRPADAGDLTTLADPTRARILRLIRDSPDGRALVGRLAEALDLRQPTVSHHMKALHEDGVVVREPAGRRVWYSIAPDHAERVDALLGDGRRSAAEPDLQRITADLAVRFRGVFSPETIRATVVESHGLLARGSRSPMLASRSAAFAATRLEALSKARFATSDVPTVLFVCVQNAGRSQLAAGILRQLAGERVVVRTAGSGPAAEVRPAVIAALDEIGVPLGGEFPKPLTDEAVRAADVVVTMGCGDACPIYPGRRYLDWDLEDPVGKPLEQVRVIRDDIEARVRELLADLVPESSPPVSPDK; encoded by the coding sequence ATGAATCGGCCCGCGGATGCCGGCGACCTCACGACGCTCGCGGATCCCACACGCGCACGGATTCTCCGCCTCATTCGGGACTCTCCTGATGGCCGCGCTCTCGTAGGGCGGCTTGCCGAGGCTCTCGACCTGCGGCAGCCCACCGTGAGCCATCACATGAAGGCGCTCCACGAGGACGGTGTCGTCGTGCGAGAGCCGGCGGGCCGGCGCGTCTGGTACTCCATCGCGCCGGATCACGCCGAGCGCGTCGACGCCCTGCTGGGCGACGGGAGGCGCAGTGCCGCCGAGCCCGACCTGCAGCGGATCACCGCCGACCTGGCTGTCCGCTTCCGTGGGGTGTTCAGCCCCGAGACCATCCGGGCAACGGTGGTCGAGAGCCATGGACTGCTCGCGCGCGGTTCGCGGTCTCCGATGCTGGCGAGCCGCTCGGCCGCGTTCGCCGCGACGCGGCTCGAGGCGCTGAGCAAGGCGAGGTTCGCGACGTCCGACGTTCCGACGGTGCTCTTCGTGTGCGTGCAGAATGCGGGGAGGTCGCAGCTCGCCGCGGGGATCCTTCGTCAGCTGGCGGGCGAGAGGGTGGTCGTCCGCACGGCCGGCTCCGGTCCGGCCGCGGAGGTCCGTCCCGCTGTGATCGCCGCGCTCGATGAGATCGGCGTCCCGCTGGGCGGCGAGTTCCCGAAGCCGCTGACGGACGAGGCCGTGCGCGCCGCGGACGTGGTGGTCACCATGGGCTGCGGCGACGCGTGTCCGATCTACCCTGGCCGACGCTATCTGGATTGGGATCTCGAGGATCCCGTCGGCAAGCCCCTGGAGCAGGTGCGCGTGATCCGCGACGACATCGAAGCCCGTGTCCGTGAGCTGCTCGCTGACCTGGTGCCCGAGAGTTCACCTCCCGTTTCCCCAGATAAATAG
- a CDS encoding GNAT family N-acetyltransferase → MTPADWPAVEKIYAQGISDGEATFEVATPSWEAFDAGKLPQMRIVAVDGGDAVVGWVAASAVSSRPAYRGVVEHSVYIDRAARGQGIGRLLLDAFIGAADTAGVWTIQSSIFPDNTASLRLHEAAGFRVVGHRERIARAAVGPHAGEWRDTILIERRSADG, encoded by the coding sequence ATGACCCCCGCCGACTGGCCGGCCGTCGAGAAGATCTACGCACAGGGCATCTCGGACGGAGAGGCGACGTTCGAGGTGGCCACTCCGTCCTGGGAGGCCTTCGACGCAGGAAAGCTCCCGCAGATGCGCATCGTCGCGGTGGACGGAGGCGATGCGGTCGTCGGCTGGGTCGCGGCATCCGCCGTCTCGTCCCGCCCCGCCTATCGCGGCGTGGTCGAGCACTCGGTCTACATCGATCGCGCCGCTCGCGGGCAGGGCATCGGCCGACTGCTCCTGGACGCCTTCATCGGGGCCGCCGACACGGCGGGCGTGTGGACGATCCAGTCCAGCATCTTCCCCGACAACACCGCCAGTCTGAGACTTCATGAAGCGGCCGGGTTCCGCGTCGTGGGTCATCGGGAGCGGATCGCCCGCGCAGCGGTCGGTCCGCACGCGGGGGAGTGGCGCGACACGATCCTGATCGAACGCCGGTCCGCGGACGGCTGA